One genomic window of Micrococcus flavus includes the following:
- a CDS encoding multicopper oxidase domain-containing protein yields MLWFVAAAVVSLVHRWVPESTWFMVHLVVLGALTHSMLVWSRHFSRALLKTRHDGRDDRRQNARLLTLLVGSVAVFVGVPTSTWPLVVAGGAVVAAAVLWHGASLLAQLRRALPGRFRGTIRYYLAAAAWLPVGVTFGVLLARGLGEQWHARLLVAHTLTMLLGWVGLTVVGTLVTFWPTVLRARMDDRAEGAAARVFVPLNVAVAVIAAAALAGWTAVAVTALAVYLVLVLWWGRTLLAPLRAKPPREFAPASIGAALVWFVVAAALTGWLVLTSDDGSIARNYPGLAVFWVGGFVLQLLTGALSYLLPAAIGGGPRVVRASARWFDRFAALRLTVINGGLLLWLLPLPSWARVVLSSTVMLAFLAFVLLMVRGIRAAVAERRRAAAGEPAAAFERPRALTRAGLTSGIAVLAVATALGLAVAQTLGASGAAETGTSSAVAATGETVEVTVQAKDMRFLPDTIHADAGDRVVVTVENADPEMVHDLTIAGQTTPRLDPGQSAVLDLGVVGASTQGWCSIVGHRQQGMVLDLVVAGAEGDDAGHGAHHAADDPAADPAAARTAYDPQTPLTRTVDATAPETPAEVDHRFTITTRDEDVEVAPGVWQTRWPFEGGPDGAPDPGGSLGPTIRGKVGDTFEVTFVNEGTMAHSIDFHASEVAPDEAMRSIAPGERLVYRFTANRSGAWLYHCGTMPMTAHIAAGMHGAVIIDPPDLEPVDREYVLVQSEVYVQPGTGESADAAAPVDAAGAQTWDPDMVVWNGIADQYAQRPLTARTGERVRFWVVAAGPNQGTSFHIVGAQFDTVYAEGAYRLRRGRDAFGTENGGAQALDVAVAQGGFVETVFAEPGHYVMVDHAMVNAERGARGIVAVTD; encoded by the coding sequence GTGCTGTGGTTCGTGGCCGCCGCCGTCGTCTCCCTGGTCCACCGCTGGGTGCCGGAGTCCACGTGGTTCATGGTCCACCTGGTGGTCCTCGGCGCGCTCACGCACTCGATGCTCGTGTGGAGCCGCCACTTCTCCCGCGCCCTGCTGAAGACCCGCCACGACGGGCGGGACGACCGCCGCCAGAACGCCCGCCTGCTCACGCTGCTGGTCGGCTCCGTCGCCGTGTTCGTCGGCGTCCCCACCTCCACCTGGCCGCTCGTCGTGGCGGGCGGGGCCGTCGTCGCGGCGGCGGTGCTCTGGCACGGCGCGAGCCTGCTGGCCCAGCTGCGCCGCGCCCTGCCCGGCCGGTTCCGCGGGACCATCCGCTACTACCTCGCCGCCGCGGCGTGGCTGCCCGTGGGCGTGACCTTCGGCGTGCTGCTGGCCCGGGGGCTGGGGGAGCAGTGGCACGCCCGCCTCCTCGTGGCGCACACGCTGACCATGCTCCTGGGCTGGGTGGGCCTGACGGTCGTCGGCACGCTCGTGACGTTCTGGCCCACGGTCCTGCGTGCCCGCATGGACGACCGCGCCGAGGGCGCCGCTGCCCGGGTGTTCGTGCCGCTGAACGTGGCCGTCGCCGTGATCGCGGCCGCCGCGCTCGCGGGCTGGACCGCCGTGGCCGTGACCGCGCTGGCGGTCTACCTCGTCCTGGTGCTGTGGTGGGGCCGCACCCTGCTCGCGCCGCTGCGCGCCAAGCCGCCGCGCGAGTTCGCGCCCGCCTCGATCGGCGCGGCCCTGGTCTGGTTCGTGGTCGCCGCCGCCCTGACGGGCTGGCTCGTGCTGACCTCCGACGACGGCTCGATCGCCCGGAACTACCCGGGCCTGGCCGTCTTCTGGGTGGGCGGATTCGTCCTCCAGCTGCTCACGGGCGCCCTGAGCTACCTGCTGCCCGCGGCCATCGGCGGCGGGCCCCGCGTCGTCCGCGCCTCGGCCCGCTGGTTCGACCGCTTCGCCGCGCTGCGCCTCACCGTGATCAACGGCGGCCTGCTGCTGTGGCTGCTGCCGCTGCCCAGCTGGGCGCGCGTGGTCCTCTCCTCCACGGTGATGCTCGCGTTCCTCGCGTTCGTCCTGCTCATGGTCCGGGGCATCCGCGCCGCCGTCGCCGAGCGCCGGCGGGCCGCGGCGGGGGAGCCGGCCGCCGCGTTCGAGCGGCCCCGCGCCCTCACCCGCGCGGGGCTCACGTCCGGCATCGCCGTGCTGGCGGTGGCGACCGCGCTCGGCCTCGCCGTCGCGCAGACGCTGGGCGCGTCCGGCGCCGCGGAGACGGGGACGAGCTCCGCCGTCGCCGCGACGGGCGAGACCGTGGAGGTGACCGTCCAGGCGAAGGACATGCGGTTCCTCCCGGACACCATCCACGCCGACGCCGGGGACCGCGTGGTCGTGACCGTGGAGAACGCGGACCCGGAGATGGTCCACGACCTCACCATCGCGGGCCAGACCACCCCGCGCCTGGACCCCGGTCAGTCCGCCGTGCTCGACCTCGGCGTGGTCGGCGCGTCCACGCAGGGGTGGTGCAGCATCGTCGGCCACCGGCAGCAGGGGATGGTGCTCGACCTCGTCGTCGCGGGCGCGGAGGGCGACGACGCCGGCCACGGCGCCCACCACGCGGCGGACGACCCGGCCGCGGACCCCGCCGCCGCGCGGACCGCCTACGACCCGCAGACCCCGCTCACCCGCACGGTGGACGCGACCGCGCCGGAGACCCCCGCGGAGGTCGACCACCGATTCACCATCACCACCCGCGACGAGGACGTGGAGGTCGCCCCGGGCGTGTGGCAGACGCGCTGGCCGTTCGAGGGCGGTCCCGACGGCGCCCCCGACCCCGGCGGCAGCCTCGGCCCCACGATCCGCGGCAAGGTGGGCGACACCTTCGAGGTGACGTTCGTGAACGAGGGCACGATGGCCCACTCGATCGACTTCCATGCCTCAGAGGTGGCCCCGGACGAGGCCATGCGCAGCATCGCCCCGGGCGAGCGCCTCGTCTACCGGTTCACGGCGAACCGCTCCGGGGCGTGGCTGTACCACTGCGGCACCATGCCCATGACCGCGCACATCGCCGCCGGCATGCACGGCGCGGTGATCATCGACCCGCCGGACCTCGAGCCCGTGGACCGCGAGTACGTGCTCGTGCAGTCCGAGGTCTATGTGCAGCCCGGCACAGGAGAGTCGGCCGACGCCGCCGCGCCCGTGGACGCCGCCGGCGCCCAGACCTGGGACCCGGACATGGTGGTGTGGAACGGGATCGCGGACCAATACGCGCAACGTCCGCTGACCGCGCGCACCGGCGAGCGCGTGCGCTTCTGGGTGGTGGCGGCCGGCCCGAACCAGGGCACGAGCTTCCACATCGTGGGCGCGCAGTTCGACACGGTCTACGCCGAGGGTGCCTACCGCCTCCGGCGGGGCCGGGACGCCTTCGGCACCGAGAACGGCGGGGCACAGGCGCTCGACGTCGCCGTCGCGCAGGGCGGCTTCGTCGAGACCGTGTTCGCCGAGCCGGGGCACTACGTGATGGTGGACCACGCCATGGTCAACGCCGAGCGCGGTGCCCGGGGGATCGTGGCCGTCACGGACTGA
- a CDS encoding ABC1 kinase family protein produces the protein MALHLQRYREIAHVMARNGLMATAVQAGLGRWLSPEERAVHRGIDAGARPELVVRTFEELGTTFVKLGQLISSRPDLFPESYIAAFARLTDNTAAVPFEAVARTIEEDFGAGVDELFTEFDRRPLATASVGQVHAARLRDGRDVVVKVRKPGVVEKVTADLEILRTLTGRLTRASHTLADMDVPAMVDEFDRSLRAELDFVVEARACEEIAAGFTDTPGVRFPWIDWELTTSRVLTMQRLAGMRVDDLPALDAAGIDREDLAYRAADVLLRMVFEQGVFHADPHAGNLFIEPDGTIGFIDFGSVGRITPAVRDRFGGLAMSLAQQDVDGLVRALLEIAPPRRAVDRRVLRSEVARIVMRLDGRDLQDIRVPQLVSEIFAIVRRHRLSMPPELVQLFRMLIIVDGLGRRLHPGFDYTRVLDPFVLRLVGEQLDPRRIAGRFGRATLTAAELGLDLPRYLRTLMERVEDGGVDINVRTSELEPLVTRVERTGDRVVAAMVVAAMITGGTNVLVAYKDRLGPFAAPVVAAGGAALTTGSAYLAWISRPRRRPRR, from the coding sequence ATGGCCCTCCACCTGCAGCGGTACCGCGAGATCGCCCATGTCATGGCACGGAACGGCCTCATGGCCACGGCGGTGCAGGCGGGGCTGGGCCGCTGGCTGTCCCCCGAGGAGCGGGCGGTGCACCGCGGGATCGACGCCGGGGCGCGCCCCGAGCTCGTGGTCCGCACGTTCGAGGAGCTCGGCACCACCTTCGTCAAGCTCGGGCAGCTGATCTCCTCCCGGCCGGACCTGTTCCCGGAGTCCTACATCGCGGCGTTCGCCCGCCTGACGGACAACACCGCCGCCGTCCCGTTCGAGGCTGTGGCCCGCACGATCGAGGAGGACTTCGGCGCCGGCGTCGACGAGCTGTTCACCGAGTTCGACCGCCGCCCGCTGGCCACCGCCTCCGTGGGCCAGGTGCACGCGGCGCGGCTGCGGGACGGCCGCGACGTCGTCGTCAAGGTGCGCAAGCCCGGCGTGGTGGAGAAGGTGACCGCGGACCTGGAGATCCTGCGCACCCTCACCGGCAGGCTGACCCGCGCCTCGCACACCCTGGCCGACATGGACGTGCCGGCCATGGTGGACGAGTTCGACCGGTCGCTGCGCGCCGAGCTGGACTTCGTCGTGGAGGCCCGGGCGTGCGAGGAGATCGCCGCCGGCTTCACCGACACCCCCGGCGTGCGGTTCCCGTGGATCGACTGGGAGCTGACCACCTCCCGCGTGCTCACCATGCAGCGGCTGGCCGGGATGCGCGTGGACGACCTGCCCGCCCTGGACGCCGCCGGGATCGACCGCGAGGACCTCGCCTACCGCGCCGCCGACGTGCTGCTGCGCATGGTGTTCGAGCAGGGCGTGTTCCACGCGGACCCCCACGCCGGCAACCTGTTCATCGAGCCGGACGGGACCATCGGGTTCATCGACTTCGGCTCCGTGGGCCGCATCACCCCGGCCGTGCGGGACCGCTTCGGCGGGCTGGCCATGTCCCTGGCCCAGCAGGACGTGGACGGACTCGTGCGGGCGCTGCTGGAGATCGCCCCGCCGCGCCGGGCCGTGGACCGCCGCGTGCTCCGCTCCGAGGTCGCCCGGATCGTCATGCGCCTGGACGGGCGCGACCTGCAGGACATCCGCGTGCCGCAGCTGGTCTCCGAGATCTTCGCGATCGTCCGCCGGCACCGGCTGTCCATGCCGCCGGAGCTCGTGCAGCTGTTCCGCATGCTGATCATCGTGGACGGCCTCGGGCGCCGCCTGCACCCGGGCTTCGACTACACGCGGGTGCTGGACCCGTTCGTGCTGCGCCTGGTGGGGGAGCAGCTGGACCCCCGGAGGATCGCGGGCCGGTTCGGCCGCGCCACCCTCACCGCCGCCGAGCTGGGCCTGGACCTGCCCCGCTACCTGCGCACGCTCATGGAGCGCGTCGAGGACGGCGGGGTGGACATCAACGTGCGGACCAGCGAGCTGGAGCCCCTCGTCACGCGCGTCGAGCGCACCGGCGACCGCGTGGTGGCCGCCATGGTGGTGGCCGCCATGATCACGGGCGGCACCAACGTGCTCGTGGCCTACAAGGACCGGCTCGGCCCGTTCGCCGCGCCCGTGGTCGCCGCCGGCGGCGCCGCCCTCACCACCGGCAGCGCCTACCTGGCGTGGATCAGCCGGCCGCGGCGTCGGCCGCGCCGTTGA
- a CDS encoding mycothiol transferase — MDTRALLTDAARRPLDLARPVLDGLTPEAAHTLPGDRANSIAWLLWHAARQMDVQTSALSGERTVWAAGDWAARLGVDRESNDFGFGDDVDAVRALRVTDVAALGAHLEACVAALVAYVATLSDDELDDVVDPSYTPPVTRGVRLVSIIDDAAIHLGQAAYARGLVDGWSYGV, encoded by the coding sequence ATGGACACCCGCGCTCTGCTGACCGACGCCGCCCGCCGTCCCCTGGACCTGGCCCGCCCCGTGCTGGACGGGCTCACCCCCGAGGCCGCCCACACCCTGCCCGGGGACCGCGCGAACTCGATCGCCTGGCTGCTGTGGCACGCGGCCCGGCAGATGGACGTGCAGACCTCCGCGCTCAGCGGCGAGCGGACCGTGTGGGCCGCCGGAGACTGGGCGGCGCGCCTCGGGGTGGACCGGGAGTCGAACGACTTCGGCTTCGGGGACGACGTCGACGCCGTCCGGGCGCTGCGCGTCACCGACGTCGCCGCGCTCGGCGCGCACCTCGAGGCGTGCGTCGCGGCCCTCGTAGCGTACGTGGCCACGCTCTCGGACGACGAGCTGGACGACGTCGTCGACCCGTCCTACACGCCCCCGGTGACCCGCGGGGTGCGGCTCGTGAGCATCATCGACGACGCCGCGATCCACCTCGGCCAGGCCGCCTACGCCCGCGGGCTGGTGGACGGCTGGTCCTACGGGGTGTGA